Genomic DNA from Lactuca sativa cultivar Salinas chromosome 8, Lsat_Salinas_v11, whole genome shotgun sequence:
tgcatgGCTTTGGTATACGTAGAGATGACACAATTAAAAATCCTAAAACAAATGAGCCTTTTCGGAAGATATATGTATGTAACAAAGAAGGTTTCAAACGGATGGACAAAAAAGCTTCAAGTGAAAATGAGAAAAAACATCGTAGAGATGTTAGAATCGGATGTCAagcaaaactttgaataacaatACAGGAGGATGGGAAATGGTTGGTGGACTTGTTTAATGACACACACAATCACGACTTGACCATGACACCTACGAAGGTGATGAAGCATCGATCTCATAGCAATTTCCACCATTCAGTAAAAGGTAAATCTCTGATGGTGCAATTTGGGCAAGCAGGGTTGAAACCTTCTCAGATTAAAAAGGTCGTTAATACAATGAAAAGCTCAAATGTAGTTGATGTAACTTCAAAGCAATGTGTCGATGTCTTATCTGAGCATCGAAAACAACATAGAGGAAAGGAGTTATGTGGACTAATAAAACATTTTCAAGATAAAACATTAGTTGACGGTGACCAGTATTTTGTCGTGGATTTGTCTGATGATGGGTATCCTAGAAATATCTTTTGGGCTGATGGTACAAGAGATGCATATACAAAATTCAGAGATATTGTTGTCTTTGATGTCACGTATATGACTAACAAATTCAAGATGCCTTTTGCTCCCTTTACTGGGGTGAATCATCATGGACAATCTATACTTTTTGGTGGAGCGTTGCTTGAAAACGAAAAAGAGGAGACATTTGAATGGTTATTTGAACATTTCCTCAAATGTATGTTTGATAAGTATCCGAAGGCAATTATTACCGATCAAGACAAAGTTATGGGCAATGCAATAAAAAAAGTGTTTCCAAATACTCGACATCGCTTTTGTTCATGGCATATCAGGAAGCATGAAATTGAGCACCTTCGATCGTATGTTTCCCGTTACAGTGATTTTCAAGAGACACACAGACAATGGTTAAATAGTGACACCATTGAACAATTTGAAGCAACATGGGAAGATATGCGTATTAAGTATGAATTGGAAAACAATTGTTGGCTTAGTGACATGTATAACCAACGTATACATTGGGCTAAACCCTACTTGAAGGATATTTCCTTTGCTGGTTTGACCACAACCGAACGAAGTGAGAGTATCAATTCATTTTTTGATGGATTTGTTAACTCGAGGACCATGTTGAATGAATTCGTTGTGCAATGCGACAAAGCAGTTGAGTCACGAAGGGCTgccgaagaagatgaagatttcaAGACTATGAACTCGAGACCAGTTCTTTCTTCAGTGCATCCAATAAAAGAAAAAGCAGGTCAATTTTATACTAGAAAAATGTTTGATACTTTCAAAAAATAATAGACTGAAGCTATTACCAATTTGACTCACGAGACTATAACAAAAACTACAGAAGAAAGCACATATAAAGTTGGGCAATTGGATGTTGATACTAAATATTGGCGTATTGTTACCTTTCGCTCTTTAAATCAAGTCAGCGTTACATGTTCGTGTTCTATGTATGAGGAAAATGGGATTTTATGCAAACATAGCTTATATGTGATGAAGAAGAAGCATGTTCAAGAACTTCCGAGTCACTATATTTTATCGCGATGGACCCTTAATGCTAGATACAAACTGGGTAGTGTTAGTATCGGACTCGaagaaataaataatgaaaatggaGTTAGTGCCTACACATTATTTTGTGTTCTTTCGAATTTTACTAAACTAATTGAACAAGCAAGGCACTCCCTTTCAAAGATACAAAAAATTAATACGATATTGATAAGTATTTTAAATGAACAAGCAAATCGAAAAAAATCTATGTCTTTGGAGAATGCATCTCAAAGTTCTTGTATGGGAGTTTCGCAAGTAGATATAATGCCACATTTATCTATTCGTGATCCTCTTGGTCCAACT
This window encodes:
- the LOC111908323 gene encoding protein FAR1-RELATED SEQUENCE 5-like, yielding MTPTKVMKHRSHSNFHHSVKGKSLMVQFGQAGLKPSQIKKVVNTMKSSNVVDVTSKQCVDVLSEHRKQHRGKELCGLIKHFQDKTLVDGDQYFVVDLSDDGYPRNIFWADGTRDAYTKFRDIVVFDVTYMTNKFKMPFAPFTGVNHHGQSILFGGALLENEKEETFEWLFEHFLKCMFDKYPKAIITDQDKVMGNAIKKVFPNTRHRFCSWHIRKHEIEHLRSYVSRYSDFQETHRQWLNSDTIEQFEATWEDMRIKYELENNCWLSDMYNQRIHWAKPYLKDISFAGLTTTERSESINSFFDGFVNSRTMLNEFVVQCDKAVESRRAAEEDEDFKTMNSRPVLSSVHPIKEKAVQKGRPKLASRIKSSLETPKKRTCSYCQRLGHYATSCSKRKADESLQET